The Candidatus Limnocylindrales bacterium genome has a segment encoding these proteins:
- a CDS encoding RluA family pseudouridine synthase, translated as MDTFLAHRSDVSLSRSQAAKLIKQERVRVNGRPVKPSYEVQVGDWIEVDLPEPEPLELVPEEIPLDILYEDEALIVLNKPAGLVVHPAPGHPKGTLVHALLAHCQNLSGIGGVQRPGIVHRLDRDTSGVMLIAKTDQAHQSLSTQLKNREIIKEYLAVVHGIFKDKKGTLSTVIGRHTHDRKKMSVFTRQGRPAVTSYEVIEEFPNYSLVKIQIHTGRTHQIRVHMKYLNHPVVGDPLYGRGAKDQALIQRQALHAKRITFKHPVTDHPLEFVAPLPQDMKNLLEKLRASYGTQSH; from the coding sequence TTGGATACCTTCCTTGCCCACCGGTCCGATGTATCTTTATCCCGATCCCAGGCTGCAAAACTTATTAAACAGGAGCGGGTTCGGGTGAACGGCCGTCCGGTAAAGCCCAGTTACGAAGTGCAGGTAGGAGATTGGATTGAGGTAGATCTGCCGGAACCGGAACCGCTGGAACTCGTTCCCGAAGAAATCCCTTTAGATATTCTCTATGAAGATGAAGCCCTTATCGTTTTGAACAAACCGGCGGGCCTGGTGGTGCATCCGGCACCTGGACACCCAAAAGGAACCCTTGTCCATGCCTTACTGGCCCATTGCCAGAATCTTTCGGGGATCGGAGGGGTCCAAAGACCCGGTATTGTCCATCGACTGGATCGAGATACTTCCGGAGTTATGCTGATAGCTAAAACTGATCAGGCCCATCAAAGCCTTTCTACCCAACTGAAGAATCGGGAGATCATCAAGGAATATCTGGCCGTTGTTCATGGAATTTTTAAAGATAAAAAAGGGACTCTTTCCACAGTGATCGGACGGCATACCCATGATCGTAAGAAAATGTCCGTCTTTACCCGGCAGGGTCGTCCGGCCGTTACTTCCTATGAAGTGATTGAAGAATTTCCCAATTATTCGCTGGTGAAAATCCAGATCCACACCGGACGTACCCATCAAATCCGGGTCCATATGAAATATCTGAACCATCCTGTGGTAGGAGATCCTTTGTATGGAAGAGGTGCTAAAGATCAGGCCCTTATCCAGCGCCAGGCCCTCCATGCAAAACGTATCACTTTTAAACATCCGGTAACCGATCACCCCCTGGAGTTTGTGGCACCCCTACCGCAAGATATGAAAAATCTCCTTGAAAAGCTGCGAGCCTCATATGGAACTCAATCTCATTAA
- a CDS encoding chemotaxis protein CheW, giving the protein MELNLIKFRVGGVDFGISVEEVQEVIFYPKLRPLPRPLPPVKGVFEFRNSLILLVDLRKRLGLDFTGLTRNTRVIVARLTQGLTGILVESLSDFKRISTESLLPPIPLAGFGEDLLKGIYLQDDEMILLPDFNKILFSFIRIQLSPPSLFDRIALRHKFNKGPLTSILEEIYTHRQIPFSTTQAKILARSLDLPVTQLCKITSFYQRFHPISPPIESLESPRIAQFGDQEYLQLSQRLEEEERKGKLNLLEIESHKESQDLMERWDSFLDRNPFDLPKPGPKQEARNKTRSFLASHLLPLVTDSGKQIPLTRYRDLARRLDLPTPQLAHFISFYKGSRDRKMSKEDKGEAAEVKSKPELSVKTLSEDLLSDKNQPLPEVLYTILDRQGSITPEDIRFISRVRNLPATQVYKLVSFLYGTEVILKTENLTRNPQAVDNAGYK; this is encoded by the coding sequence ATGGAACTCAATCTCATTAAATTTAGAGTCGGTGGAGTAGATTTTGGAATTTCCGTTGAGGAAGTCCAGGAGGTTATCTTCTATCCTAAACTGCGCCCATTACCAAGACCTCTACCCCCTGTTAAAGGGGTCTTCGAATTTCGCAATAGCCTGATCCTTCTCGTGGATCTACGGAAAAGATTGGGATTAGACTTTACCGGTTTAACACGCAATACCCGGGTGATTGTAGCCAGATTAACCCAGGGACTTACGGGAATACTCGTGGAATCCCTCTCAGACTTCAAACGTATATCAACAGAGTCTCTCCTCCCTCCCATTCCTTTGGCCGGATTCGGTGAAGACCTTTTGAAGGGAATTTATTTACAGGACGATGAGATGATCCTGCTTCCCGATTTTAATAAGATTCTATTTTCATTTATCCGGATCCAGTTGTCACCTCCCAGCCTCTTCGATCGGATAGCCCTTCGACATAAATTTAATAAAGGTCCGTTAACTTCGATCCTGGAAGAAATTTATACCCACCGGCAGATACCTTTTTCGACGACGCAGGCCAAGATACTTGCCAGATCCCTGGATCTGCCTGTTACCCAACTTTGTAAAATAACCTCCTTCTATCAGCGGTTTCATCCTATCTCCCCTCCCATTGAGTCCCTTGAAAGCCCGAGAATAGCCCAATTTGGGGATCAGGAATATCTCCAGCTTTCTCAACGTTTAGAAGAAGAGGAAAGAAAAGGAAAATTAAACCTTCTGGAGATAGAATCCCATAAGGAATCCCAAGATCTTATGGAGAGATGGGATAGTTTCCTGGATAGAAATCCCTTTGACTTACCAAAGCCGGGCCCTAAGCAAGAAGCAAGGAACAAGACGCGAAGTTTTCTTGCTTCCCACCTCTTACCCCTGGTCACGGATTCTGGGAAGCAAATCCCTTTAACCCGATATAGAGATTTGGCCCGGAGACTGGATCTACCTACCCCCCAACTTGCGCATTTTATCTCCTTCTATAAAGGAAGTAGGGACAGGAAAATGAGCAAAGAGGATAAAGGGGAGGCCGCTGAGGTTAAATCGAAACCTGAGCTTTCTGTTAAGACCCTTTCGGAAGATCTTTTATCCGATAAGAACCAACCCTTACCGGAGGTACTTTATACCATTCTGGACCGACAAGGCTCTATCACCCCTGAAGATATTCGATTTATCAGTCGGGTTCGAAACCTTCCTGCCACGCAAGTCTACAAACTGGTTTCCTTTTTGTACGGGACGGAGGTCATTTTGAAAACAGAAAACTTGACAAGGAACCCGCAGGCAGTAGATAATGCCGGCTATAAATAA
- a CDS encoding NADH-ubiquinone oxidoreductase-F iron-sulfur binding region domain-containing protein, whose protein sequence is MKTLTDKCCSKCWDSELQRCPVFTECQPQRPLSHCHTDEACIRQREEVVTRLRYGAGTLIRVGVGTCGQQAGASSVLGAIFIELQRRNLSHVSLSITGCLGNCFQEVVVSISHPKYPTVLYTQVSEDRVPYLISEHIEKKRIARDLVLAQLEEPGKKPLGHVPVFKNLDFFRKQIWRVSERCGHMDPESLDDFLLHGGFLGLSKTIREAKPPDLLKLLKESKLKGRGGSGEDVADKWARVAAADGEEKYIICNAHEGDPASFKDRRLLESDPLGVIEAMTLAGYTVGAGKGIIFLNPRYELAKKRLELALTKARAFNYLGKEILGSNFSFDIEIRLSPGDYLSGEETSLVTFLEGKAGVRRVPPPLTSQGLWNLPTLIHNVETLLNIPLLVVKGVDWFREQGTGNSPGTRCWTLSGCLQRRGIVEAPVGISIQDLLDMGGGALPGKKIKAVHVGGYVGGYLPESLFQTPLDDVSLKKSGISLGIGSLVALEETTCMVHKTWQDALFTAKEECGQCTPGREGSYQISRFLEKICRGRGVRSDLQKLKEIAFYMREASMCAYGRFSPGLISSSLEYFHSEYEEHLQKHCPAGVCFK, encoded by the coding sequence GTGAAAACCCTTACCGATAAATGTTGTTCAAAATGCTGGGACAGTGAACTCCAACGCTGTCCGGTTTTTACAGAGTGCCAACCTCAACGGCCTTTGTCCCACTGTCATACAGATGAGGCTTGTATTCGTCAGCGTGAGGAGGTTGTCACCCGACTCCGGTATGGAGCCGGAACTTTGATTCGGGTTGGAGTGGGCACTTGCGGTCAACAGGCAGGAGCTTCTTCGGTATTGGGAGCTATTTTCATAGAACTTCAACGACGAAATCTTTCCCATGTAAGCCTTTCGATAACGGGATGTCTGGGAAATTGCTTCCAGGAAGTTGTGGTTTCCATTTCTCATCCTAAATACCCCACCGTTCTTTACACCCAGGTAAGTGAAGACAGGGTTCCGTATTTGATTTCCGAGCACATCGAAAAAAAGCGTATTGCCCGGGATTTGGTTTTAGCTCAACTGGAGGAGCCCGGGAAAAAGCCTTTAGGTCATGTTCCGGTCTTCAAAAATCTAGATTTTTTCCGAAAGCAGATCTGGCGCGTCTCAGAACGTTGTGGGCATATGGATCCTGAAAGCCTGGACGACTTTTTGTTGCATGGAGGTTTTCTAGGTCTTTCTAAAACCATCAGAGAAGCTAAGCCGCCGGACCTGTTGAAATTGCTTAAAGAATCTAAGTTAAAGGGTCGTGGGGGGTCTGGAGAAGATGTGGCCGATAAATGGGCCCGCGTGGCTGCTGCAGATGGAGAGGAAAAATATATCATCTGTAATGCCCATGAAGGAGATCCGGCCTCCTTTAAGGATCGAAGGTTACTGGAAAGTGATCCCCTGGGGGTCATAGAGGCTATGACCCTGGCCGGATATACCGTTGGAGCCGGAAAAGGGATTATCTTTCTGAACCCCAGGTATGAACTGGCTAAAAAACGCTTAGAACTGGCCCTTACGAAGGCACGGGCCTTTAATTACCTGGGGAAAGAAATTCTCGGCTCGAACTTTTCTTTTGATATCGAGATTCGATTATCCCCAGGAGATTACCTGTCGGGAGAGGAAACTTCTTTGGTTACTTTCCTGGAAGGTAAAGCCGGGGTTAGAAGGGTCCCACCTCCCTTAACCAGCCAGGGTCTGTGGAATCTTCCTACGTTGATCCACAACGTAGAAACCCTCTTGAACATACCCCTTTTGGTGGTCAAAGGGGTTGATTGGTTTCGTGAACAGGGTACCGGGAACAGTCCGGGAACTCGATGCTGGACCTTATCCGGATGCCTTCAACGGAGGGGGATCGTAGAAGCTCCCGTCGGTATTTCGATTCAAGATCTGCTGGATATGGGGGGTGGGGCCCTGCCCGGGAAGAAAATTAAAGCCGTTCATGTGGGGGGATATGTGGGAGGTTATCTGCCGGAGAGTCTGTTTCAGACTCCTTTAGACGACGTGTCCCTGAAAAAATCAGGTATTAGCTTGGGAATCGGATCTCTGGTAGCCCTGGAGGAAACCACGTGTATGGTTCATAAGACCTGGCAAGACGCTCTTTTTACGGCTAAAGAAGAGTGTGGTCAGTGTACCCCGGGGCGGGAAGGCTCTTATCAGATATCTCGATTTCTGGAGAAAATCTGCCGGGGAAGAGGAGTCCGAAGTGATCTTCAGAAGCTCAAAGAAATTGCTTTCTATATGCGGGAGGCTTCCATGTGCGCTTATGGGCGCTTTTCCCCTGGACTTATATCCAGCTCTCTGGAGTATTTCCACTCTGAGTATGAGGAGCATTTGCAGAAGCACTGCCCGGCAGGGGTTTGTTTTAAATAA